One window of the Mixophyes fleayi isolate aMixFle1 chromosome 6, aMixFle1.hap1, whole genome shotgun sequence genome contains the following:
- the LOC142160789 gene encoding trypsin-like, which produces MKLLLICVLLGAAAAFEDDKIVGGYTCPKNSVPFQASLNAGYHFCGGSLINDLWVVSAAHCYMAKIEVRLGEHNIFASEGTEQFISSASVIRHKRYNSRTIDNDIMLIKLSSPATLNAYVQPVALPSGCADPGTSCLISGWGNIYSSGSYYPDLLQCVEAPILTDAQCNGAYPGDITVNMICVGYLEGGKDSCQGDSGGPVVCNGELQGIVSWGYGCALRNYPGVYTKVCNYNSWIDDTISKN; this is translated from the exons ATGAAACTGCTTCTGATATGTGTGCTCCTTGGAGCAGCTG CTGCATTTGAGGATGATAAGATTGTCGGAGGTTACACCTGTCCCAAGAATTCTGTTCCCTTCCAAGCGTCCCTGAACGCTGGATACCATTTCTGTGGAGGGTCCCTGATTAACGACCTGTGGGTGGTGTCTGCTGCTCACTGCTACATGGC GAAAATTGAGGTCAGACTGGGAGAACATAACATCTTTGCAAGTGAGGGCACCGAGCAGTTCATCAGCTCTGCCAGTGTCATCAGACATAAACGCTACAACTCCAGAACCATCGATAATGACATCATGCTGATCAAACTCTCCTCCCCCGCCACCCTCAATGCCTATGTCCAGCCCGTGGCTCTCCCCTCTGGATGTGCAGATCCCGGAACTAGCTGTCTGATCTCTGGCTGGGGAAACATATACAGCAGTGGAT CTTACTACCCTGATCTCCTGCAGTGTGTTGAAGCTCCAATCCTGACCGATGCTCAGTGTAACGGCGCCTACCCAGGAGATATCACTGTTAACATGATCTGTGTTGGGTATTTGGAAGGTGGCAAGGATTCCTGCCAG GGTGACTCTGGTGGACCCGTGGTCTGTAATGGAGAACTTCAGGGTATTGTCTCTTGGGGATATGGCTGTGCTCTGAGGAACTATCCCGGTGTCTACACCAAGGTCTGCAACTACAACTCCTGGATAGATGACACTATTTCCAAAAACTAA